In Gossypium raimondii isolate GPD5lz chromosome 12, ASM2569854v1, whole genome shotgun sequence, a single window of DNA contains:
- the LOC105764072 gene encoding probable beta-D-xylosidase 2, with protein sequence MGIGSLTLPSPPQFIILSLLLLCAFGEAVDPFACDPKDAVTAGFPFCKVSMPMSDRVNDLVGRLTLQEKVRLLINGAAPIPRLGIKGYEWWSEALHGVSDVGPGTKFGGAFPGATSFPQVISTAASFNATLWEAIGRVVSDEARAMYNGGSAGLTYWSPNVNIFRDPRWGRGQETPGEDPVLAGTYAAYYVKGLQGNDGDRLKVAACCKHFTAYDLDNWNGVDRFHFNAQVSKQDIEDTFDVPFKMCVQDGNVASVMCSYNEVNGVPTCADPNLLRNTVRGQWKLDGYIVSDCDSVGVFYNTQHYTTTPEQAAADAIKAGLDLDCGPFLAQHSEDAVKQGLLNEVDINNALVNTLRVQMRLGMFDGEPSVQPFGKLGPKDVCTPSNQELALEAARQGIVLLKNSGVSLPLSHRRHQTVAVIGPNSDATVSMIGNYAGVACGYTSPLQGIGSYVKTIHQLGCANVACRDDKLFSAAIDAARQADATILVMGLDQSIEAEFRDRTGLLLPGRQQELVSKVAKASKGPTVLVLMSGGPIDVSFAKNDPRIGAILWAGYPGQAGGAAIADVLYGTTNPGGKLPMTWYPQDYVSNLAMTDMAMRSSRHRNYPGRTYRFYKGPVVYPFGHGLSYTNFVHTIVNAPHVVTVPLDGHRRSGNATVLGKAIKVNHARCNKLSVGLQVNVKNTGSKDGTHTMLVFSTPPAGHWAPSKQLVAFAKVYVPARSEQQVGISIHVCKFLSVVDRSGVRRIPIGLHRIHIGDVKHSVSLEAATLGVIKS encoded by the exons ATGGGTATTGGCAGCCTCACATTGCCTTCACCACCTCAATTCATTATCCTCTCCCTTCTTCTCTTGTGTGCTTTTGGTGAAGCCGTTGATCCATTTGCTTGTGACCCGAAAGATGCGGTGACGGCTGGTTTTCCTTTTTGCAAGGTTTCGATGCCGATGTCGGATAGAGTGAATGACCTTGTAGGGAGGTTGACGTTACAAGAAAAAGTAAGGTTGTTGATAAACGGTGCGGCACCAATTCCACGGTTGGGGATCAAAGGGTATGAATGGTGGTCGGAAGCTCTTCATGGGGTCTCTGATGTGGGTCCTGGGACTAAGTTCGGCGGGGCATTCCCTGGTGCTACTAGCTTCCCTCAAGTAATCTCGACTGCTGCGTCTTTCAATGCTACGTTATGGGAAGCTATTGGACGA GTGGTGTCGGATGAGGCAAGGGCTATGTACAACGGTGGATCAGCTGGACTCACGTATTGGAGCCCGAATGTCAACATATTTAGGGACCCACGGTGGGGCCGTGGACAGGAGACGCCTGGTGAAGATCCGGTTCTGGCCGGTACATATGCAGCCTATTACGTGAAGGGATTACAGGGAAATGACGGTGATAGGTTGAAAGTGGCGGCGTGTTGTAAGCACTTCACTGCCTATGATCTCGATAACTGGAATGGTGTTGATAGGTTCCACTTTAATGCTCAG GTAAGCAAACAAGACATAGAGGACACATTTGATGTACCCTTCAAAATGTGTGTACAAGATGGCAATGTAGCCAGTGTTATGTGCTCTTACAATGAAGTTAATGGTGTCCCTACCTGTGCCGATCCTAATCTCCTGCGAAACACAGTACGAGGTCAATGGAAACTCGATGG GTACATTGTTTCAGATTGTGATTCAGTTGGTGTGTTTTATAATACCCAACATTACACAACAACACCGGAACAAGCAGCTGCTGATGCCATTAAAGCTGGTTTGGATTTGGATTGTGGACCATTTTTGGCACAACATAGTGAAGATGCTGTGAAACAAGGGTTGTTGAATGAGGTTGATATTAATAATGCTTTAGTTAACACCCTTAGAGTTCAAATGAGACTCGGTATGTTCGACGGTGAGCCGTCTGTGCAACCGTTTGGGAAGTTAGGACCGAAAGACGTGTGCACTCCTTCGAACCAAGAGCTAGCGTTGGAAGCTGCGAGACAGGGGATTGTTTTGCTTAAAAACAGCGGTGTTTCGTTGCCTTTGTCTCATCGACGTCACCAAACGGTTGCCGTTATCGGGCCTAATTCCGATGCTACTGTTAGCATGATTGGAAACTATGCGG GTGTTGCTTGTGGATACACTTCTCCTTTGCAAGGAATAGGGAGCTATGTGAAAACGATTCACCAACTCGGATGTGCCAATGTTGCTTGTCGAGATGACAAGTTATTTAGTGCCGCGATTGATGCTGCTCGTCAAGCAGACGCGACGATTCTAGTAATGGGGCTCGATCAATCGATTGAAGCGGAATTCAGAGATAGAACAGGGTTGCTTTTGCCAGGGCGCCAACAGGAACTTGTTTCAAAAGTAGCCAAGGCTTCCAAGGGTCCGACGGTTCTGGTTTTAATGTCAGGTGGGCCTATCGATGTTTCTTTCGCTAAAAATGACCCTCGTATTGGTGCCATTTTGTGGGCTGGTTATCCAGGCCAAGCAGGAGGGGCCGCTATAGCCGATGTATTGTATGGTACAACCAATCCAGGGGGAAAGTTGCCTATGACATGGTACCCACAAGATTATGTTTCAAATTTGGCAATGACGGACATGGCCATGCGTTCGAGTCGGCATAGGAATTATCCTGGAAGAACTTATAGGTTCTACAAAGGTCCCGTAGTGTACCCATTTGGCCACGGATTGAGTTACACCAACTTCGTACACACCATTGTTAATGCACCACATGTTGTCACAGTCCCTCTAGACGGCCACCGCCGTTCAGGAAATGCAACCGTTTTAGGGAAGGCAATCAAAGTTAACCATGCAAGATGCAACAAGCTATCAGTAGGTCTTCAAGTAAACGTGAAGAATACCGGATCCAAGGACGGCACTCATACAATGCTAGTATTCTCGACTCCGCCTGCAGGGCACTGGGCTCCTTCGAAACAGCTGGTCGCTTTTGCGAAAGTGTATGTTCCGGCAAGGTCCGAACAACAAGTAGGGATCAGTATCCATGTGTGCAAGTTTCTAAGTGTCGTGGACCGATCAGGGGTTCGAAGAATCCCGATCGGTTTACACCGTATACATATTGGTGACGTTAAGCATTCGGTATCCCTTGAGGCTGCAACTTTAGGGGTGATCAAATCATAG